One Rossellomorea aquimaris DNA window includes the following coding sequences:
- a CDS encoding MerR family transcriptional regulator, translating into MDNEPSYKDKKVISIGVVSELTGLTERKIRYYEEKNLIFPQRSNRGYRKYSFSDVERLMDIADQREEGVTTKEIKHELSRKERKEAKQKMIRGQLNARFGVQKK; encoded by the coding sequence GTGGATAATGAACCTTCCTATAAGGATAAAAAAGTGATATCGATCGGTGTCGTCAGTGAATTGACCGGTTTGACCGAGAGAAAGATCCGCTATTACGAAGAGAAAAATCTGATCTTTCCACAACGTTCCAATCGTGGCTATCGCAAGTACTCCTTTTCCGACGTGGAACGATTAATGGACATCGCCGACCAGCGGGAAGAAGGGGTCACCACTAAAGAAATCAAACATGAATTATCCAGAAAAGAGAGAAAAGAAGCGAAGCAGAAAATGATACGTGGTCAGCTTAATGCGCGGTTTGGTGTTCAGAAGAAGTAA
- a CDS encoding Fur-regulated basic protein FbpA: MPFLRDAVERQRQQFIRRLVEAGVYKPCDEGLKKLTLSELVYVFNKHKKK, from the coding sequence ATGCCATTTTTACGTGATGCCGTTGAACGACAGAGGCAACAATTTATTCGTCGGTTAGTAGAAGCTGGTGTTTATAAGCCATGTGATGAGGGGTTGAAGAAGCTGACGCTGTCGGAATTGGTGTATGTGTTTAATAAGCATAAGAAAAAGTGA
- a CDS encoding GDSL-type esterase/lipase family protein produces MKVWKIVSLVALFALIPIVYFSFFADETKSSSKKRVIALGDSLTYGYGDKKEAGYIGRLEEKVNKKHTKMSYNFQNLGVPGQQSDQLLGQIVKPEVAEDLSEADVFIINIGTNDLIKNNGGDLFPLHHEEIMEAKKDYLDHLDKILNIVGTASKEADIIVLGLYNPYPDKDSDKIEAYVDDWNKSMMKEAEKHENVKYVSTNPLFKGKSKENYFHDSLHPNGKGYELMADQIMKSYDF; encoded by the coding sequence ATGAAAGTATGGAAAATCGTTTCTTTAGTAGCATTGTTTGCACTTATCCCCATTGTGTATTTTAGTTTTTTTGCCGATGAGACCAAGTCATCGTCTAAGAAACGTGTGATCGCATTGGGAGATTCCCTCACCTATGGGTATGGGGATAAAAAAGAAGCAGGATATATTGGGCGTTTAGAAGAGAAAGTAAATAAAAAACATACAAAGATGTCATATAACTTTCAAAACCTTGGAGTACCGGGGCAGCAATCGGATCAGCTGCTTGGGCAGATCGTTAAGCCGGAGGTAGCTGAGGATTTAAGTGAAGCAGACGTATTTATCATCAACATTGGAACAAATGATTTAATAAAGAACAATGGTGGAGATTTATTCCCGTTGCATCATGAGGAGATCATGGAGGCGAAAAAAGATTATCTCGACCACCTTGATAAGATCTTGAATATTGTCGGAACAGCGAGCAAAGAAGCGGACATCATTGTGTTAGGTTTATACAATCCTTACCCGGATAAAGACAGCGATAAAATCGAGGCGTACGTGGATGATTGGAATAAATCCATGATGAAAGAAGCCGAAAAACATGAGAACGTAAAGTACGTTTCAACCAATCCTTTGTTTAAAGGGAAATCAAAGGAAAACTATTTCCATGATTCCCTTCATCCTAATGGTAAGGGGTACGAGTTAATGGCGGATCAAATTATGAAGAGTTATGACTTTTAG